CGACGTCGTTTGGTTCCCCTGTTCTCCTTTTGAATGCATCCTCTGTGAAGGTAAATACAAACCCGGTACTCTCTCCCCTCTCAACGTAACCAAATCATCTCTCCTCTCATGCAAATCACCTGCTTGCTCTTCCGCTCACTCTTCTCTCCCTTCCTCTGACCTCTGCGCCATTGCAAAGTGCCCTCTTGACGAAATTGAAATATCTGATTGTGCTAATTTTGCATGCCCTTCTTTCTACTATGCTTATGGTGATGGAAGCTTTATTGCTCAGCTTCATAAACAGAGTCTACTCATGCCATCTAGCTCAAATAATAAGCCATTAGTTCTTAACAATTTCACCTTTGGTTGTGCTCACTCTACTCTGGGTGAACCCATTGGTGTTGCTGGTTTTGGTAGAggttctctttctcttcccgCCCAATTAGCTAACTTATCCCCTGAATTGGGTAATCAATTTTCTTATTGTTTGGTTTCTCACTcttttgattccaccaaactccGACACCCTAGTCCTCTTATTCTTGGTAAATATAAGGCCACTCAATTTGAAGAAGTTTCTCACTTTATTTATACTCCTCTGTTGGATAACCCCAAACACCCTTATTTCTATTCCGTTGGGTTGGAGGCTATTTCTGTTGGGAACCGCCGGATTCCGGCACCGGAGAATTTGAGAAGCGTTGACGGACAAGGAAACGGTGGTATTGTGGTGGATAGTGGGACCACATACACCATGTTGCCGACCGGGTTGTACAGGTCGGTGGCAGCTGAATTGGAAAGTCGGGTGGGGAAGGTGTTTAAACGGGCGACTGAGACTGAGTCCACCACCGGGTTGACCCCGTGTTTTTATTTGCATGGTGGGAAAGGTAGCTTGGGAATGGTGGTCCCCACTTTGGCTTTCCATTTTGGAAGGAATTCTAGTGTGTTGCTCCCTAAAAGAAATTACTTTTACGAATTTATGGACGGTGGTGATAAGGGGAAGAAGGGGAGGAAAGTAGGGTGTTTCATGATGATGGACGGTGGAGATGAGGTGGAGAGTGGGCCCGGAGCTACACTTGGGAATTACCAACAGCAGGGTTTTGAGGTGGTTTACGATTTGGCGGAACGGCGGGTGGGGTTTGCCCGTAGGAAGTGCGCAACTATGTGGAATAATCTAAACCAGCACTAACGTGCGCCGGTACGGAGCTGAGTATATTTATGGGGGAGTTGACTTTTTGGAGAAGTTGTGTCAACGCATAATTGCCGCACGCCCACCCGCACGTGAGGTAATCGTCAAGTCGTCAAGTTTGAATGTTTGATGGGTAGATGAACAGGTCTTGTTTAAATTTCATTTGTGTAGATAAAATAAAGTTATCTTCGTTGTAAATATTTCTACTTTTGTAATTACTTTTTAGTTATATATTCAGAGTTGTTCTTGTAGTTGTATACACTATACAATATGAacgattttttaaaatatagctGAAAAACAAAATGAGTTTCTTACGTGGCATTTTCCTCCCATGTTGCAAGATTTGAACCCGCAAGCTCACACTTTAATAAACCGTACAAAAATGATGAACTTGGCATTCAAAATTGGTAAATAGCATGTAGACATTAAATTATAATAGGTCTTGATCTAGTGTTTAAGATTAATAGCATGTagacaataggtctcaggttcgaatttCTTGCTgtcatttataatttatttgtcTTTGTTGCTCAATCGCACTCAAAAAAATACCCGCGTATAAAATTTGTGGTTTGGTATGTTTCCAAGGCAAACTACTCTTAGAAAAACAATTGCCTtgaaaatgtaaaaattaacTTAACAATATCTTCCCCAAATATTTAATCGAAATAACTCCTAGAATAATGCATAAAATTGGAGCAATGCCCATATTTGTATCCAAAATATTGTAGCAATTCCTGTAATTTGATAATGCATGTGGAACACAACAGTGGACACTCTCCGAAGATTATTTGTCTACGCATTCCTTGGTCAAGAAACTAGACTGGACTCAGACCTAAAGCAAGTAAAACAAAGCCCGTCATTTCACGCTGAATGCTTTTCATCATTATCCCTTACAAGCCCAAGCCCAAGCCCAAGCCCAAGCCAACCCATATGCTTCAAGCCTACCCCTTAAAACATGGATTTGGGCCGTTTCTTGTTTCGAGCTCACGTGCACTTGACTTTGCTTGGCTCGACCTATATCCCAAGATTCCCAACAGTCTAACTTACTGGCTACTTCTTCGTCTTTTTTtagatgacacaattatttatgcatattagattagatccagtgcacgcacggattttaattttttttcctcaaaatatttaactgaatatctcccaaattactgcatagttataacatttttaacatactcgtttaaatttattcatctaatatgcatacttaaaatgctaatatggtaatttgaccaaaatattgagtgatatatttttcattattaatatagagatttgattaaaatattaccaattttgaataattattattacgtcgtatctattattgccataatttataaactaaattttgtttccataaataaatagtttataaaaaaaggtatagaataaaaacaaaaataaaacagatacacttttttgggaaagtggttttttgcgggaaaaaatcgcaccaggaatcgacacgtgtcattcatggtgtctcttttagtatatagtaatatatTAATAGATAGATTTGTCGATGTAcgtcaaacattaatatctttaattaaggataagaaaaaaaatataaagaaatttgatatttaaaaagacgaatctaataagactcacatgactatatttttcttaaatataaatcacaaaatgaagCAAAATGAGTttatatgaatagtgccaaAATCTAATTATTCATCTAAtaagaaatggaggaagtatgttcCATGCGGAAAACTTTTAAAGGGCACAATAAGTCTATAAGCCACAAGGAAGAAAACAATGATGTCTTGGCATAGTAGTTAAGACTGATGACCtatgtacaataggtctcatgTTCaaacccccatttgtaatttatattgctctTGTAACTCATTCGCATCCAAAATAAACAAGGAATAAGAAGATCGGGGGTAGtagttaatttattttttaacttcATTCATGTCACGAGGGGAAATTATTAAGAGTATGAGGATACCATTGACTAAtaagtttatttttaaaaaatttgctGAAAAGAATGCATTTATACAAGAGTTGACAATTACAATTTTCCAACAAACAAAATCTTGTAATTAATAGGATCTCCGTATTTAATGAAAAGATACCACTTCTATAATCCGCCGTACTCCGtacttaattaaaaaatacactttttttttttggcatgtCATGGTCCCCCATTTTCAATCATATTAAATTTTCTTTCGTTTTTGTGGTTACTACAATtactaaatatcaatttttaatacaataaataatttacTCACTACCCCCACTTTaaacttattttaataaattcaaaccACTCTCCTAAAATACGTGCCAAACAAtgtgtatcttttaattaaatacaaaGAGAGTATAATAAGAAAATATCTATACAAGTTTTTAGTATAGGAAGACCTATATAGGGCAAAACAACAAATGATGTATATGAGATACAATCTCAAATCTTCGCCTATCCAAGACTTTACCAATAAGACCATATGCATTCTTGACTCTTTGTCAAGTGTAAAACTAGTTTTTTCTCATATCTCTCTTTCTTCTACCTTATTTTCCATTAACGTGACATTGCTTTTGTCTTAAACCCCCCACTTTCTTCCAAAATAACTTGCAATGTTgtctcatttatttattatagtaaattTTATATCAACTTTACCCAACATTTTATCTTCACAAACAATTTTTACCCCTACCGAGCTTCTAGCGGAATATAAAGTATTAATTGGTTTTAATACTAATATTGTAATAGTTAGGCAtttatattatttcatattaactacgttaaattaattaaaaaaaattagcaaaATGTCTTCTATTGGACTTGCATAGTTGCATTGTAGATGTACAATTTCCTCACAAAATCACAAATGCATGAATAAGATAAAAGACATATCACCGCAACTTGCAACAAGTTTCTAAATTTACAATCACATTTTTCAAGTTTCTTGTATTAACAGTGCCTTAAGGGCACGATTTGGGGTTACATATGTGACCAAGTGAAGTAAATTAGCAAATTAACTGTTACATCCGgtcaatattaaaaaaattagcaAGTCAGGTTGTAATTAACAAGAATATAAAGTCAAGGTTGTATATGCTCTACGGTAGTAAACTTGTAAATATCCACACCACTTTTAGTACAGTGACCATTTAGTTTGTATCTTGGCTAATTGATTGGGTGTTGGATTATCAACCTtttgaaattataaaaaaattcacCCGAAACGGAAAGAATTAGTCATTGTTAATTTGCTATAGACGTTAACACCTTTGTATTTCCGGTGGTTCGATGACCATCTAAATTCAAAAAGTTTGGTACGAAATTAAATAGAAGAAAAGTGAGAGTGAGCGTGAAAGGGGAGAGAAAGAAAATTGATGAGGAGCACGTTGCACATTTgtttcaattaattaaaaacCACAAAGTTAAAGTCTCTCCGATCCAAATCAAATTCGCTTCCCACCTAAAAAAAATCCCCCTCTCCCACACTCTTCGTCTTCCTCTCCTGATTCTCGAATTCTCCGTCTCCAGAAAAAccgatttttattttgaaaaaaatatttgCGAAATCATCGACATATTTTTCTGTTTGATCATTGTGGAATTTGATCCATTTCGGTGTTCTCCAAATACTCGGATCTCGTTCGCGAATCTGGTAAAGTTTCAAGATGAGCACGGGCGAGCTTCTTAACATCGAGCCTGTAGAACTCAAGTTTGCTTGTAATAATTCTTGTATTTTATATATTTGAGATCTGATTTGTTTAATCTAGGGTTTCTTCATTTCTGATTCCTTTtggtttccattttcaattcaGTGGAGCTCAGGAAGCAGATCTCGTGTTCTCTTCAATTATCCAACAAAACCGATAGCTATGTCGCCTTCAAGgtatttctctattttttttttctcattttttttttcaaatcatGCGTTCGATTTGCTCGTGgatttgtggattattcttttttttgtttctggCTTTAATATTTGAATGAAATTAGGTCAAAACTACGAATCCAAAGAAGTATTGCGTTCGTCCAAACACTGGCGTTGTTTCGCCTCGATCAACATGTGATGTTATAGgtgattaattaaaatgttgaattgtaaaataatgataaatgtTGTTTGATTGTTTGTGGAATGTTGAATTAATTAAGATGCATATTCAATACAGTGACTATGCAAGCACAGAAGGAGGCCCCTTCTGATATGCAATGCAAGGACAAATTTCTTCTGCAGAGCATAATAGCGAACCATGGGACAACTGTTAAAGATATCACTCCAGAAATGGTAATCAATTTGGGATTAATAAGTTAATTAGGGATCTGTAGGTGCGAATTGCTTGTATTGTAAAGTGATTAACTTGTTTGAGCTGCTCTGTTCAGTTTAGCAAGGAGGCAGGACATGTTGTTGAGGAGTGCAAATTGAGAGTGGTCTATCTTTCCCCACCCCAACCACCATCGCCAGTTCCTGAAGGCTCTGAAGAAGGCGGTTCTCCCAGGGGCTCTGTTTCCGACAATGGTCATTTTAGTGCTTCTGAGTCTGCCGTTGTATGTACTTCACTACTTTGTTGTCTTATCTCTCCTATTTTTCTCTACTTGTCTCTTTAGTTATTATTATTGCATCTGATCACGAGGCTTCATTGTAATTGCAGGCATCAAGATTATTTCCTGAATCTAATGACAAATCTACAGAGGTAAATCATTTTAGCCATTTATCAACCTGACATTGTGTTTCCATGTATATGATGTACTATACTGTAGGATTATATCGGTACTAATGTCCCTAGGAAGGTTGATAGATTCTTGCAGCAGTGCTGGGGATAACCAACAGTATTGTAAACCAAGTATTACCGTCCTAACTTTATGGATAATTTCCCACGTGATCCATTTTACTTGTGCTTCCAGATGAGAGGCGGTCAGGCGGTACATTGAAAACCTCCACCTTAACTTTAGTTAGTATATAAgtagtgtaaaaagtcaaagTGATGAGTCTGTTGAGAATTGCAAGTGTACttattaataattttataagGTTAAACTAGCCAGGGAATTGTTAGCTCAAACTGCAATCTGAAAAAACGTGAATGTAGTACATCTAGTGCCGAGAATTAGGCAACACTGTGATGGATAGATGTAGTGTGTATGAACCTGAAGCAGCATGCATGGAGATAACCTCGAGGTCTAATTTACTTGTTTGTGCCCATGAAAACATATCA
This Spinacia oleracea cultivar Varoflay chromosome 6, BTI_SOV_V1, whole genome shotgun sequence DNA region includes the following protein-coding sequences:
- the LOC110788319 gene encoding probable aspartyl protease At4g16563, with translation MSFLACLSLFLSLSLTILSVSSQQLLFPLTHPLSKTQFSSAHHLLKSTATLSAARHRRHSNKNKQQVSLPLSPGSDYTLTFTLNSQTMSVYMDTGSDVVWFPCSPFECILCEGKYKPGTLSPLNVTKSSLLSCKSPACSSAHSSLPSSDLCAIAKCPLDEIEISDCANFACPSFYYAYGDGSFIAQLHKQSLLMPSSSNNKPLVLNNFTFGCAHSTLGEPIGVAGFGRGSLSLPAQLANLSPELGNQFSYCLVSHSFDSTKLRHPSPLILGKYKATQFEEVSHFIYTPLLDNPKHPYFYSVGLEAISVGNRRIPAPENLRSVDGQGNGGIVVDSGTTYTMLPTGLYRSVAAELESRVGKVFKRATETESTTGLTPCFYLHGGKGSLGMVVPTLAFHFGRNSSVLLPKRNYFYEFMDGGDKGKKGRKVGCFMMMDGGDEVESGPGATLGNYQQQGFEVVYDLAERRVGFARRKCATMWNNLNQH
- the LOC110788320 gene encoding vesicle-associated protein 1-1, which codes for MSTGELLNIEPVELKFALELRKQISCSLQLSNKTDSYVAFKVKTTNPKKYCVRPNTGVVSPRSTCDVIVTMQAQKEAPSDMQCKDKFLLQSIIANHGTTVKDITPEMFSKEAGHVVEECKLRVVYLSPPQPPSPVPEGSEEGGSPRGSVSDNGHFSASESAVASRLFPESNDKSTEAKSLIAKLTEEKNAAIHQNNKLRQELELLRREASKSQGGVSFMLVILIGLIGIILGYIMKKA